From Rhododendron vialii isolate Sample 1 chromosome 7a, ASM3025357v1:
CTATGGTTCATCAACACAAGAAGGATGTTTGCTAGGTGGGGAGATAATTCATGAAACATATATAGCCAGAAAATCAAGGACTTttcgagggaaaaaaaagctATTTGGATTTTGGACGGAAACCCCTTTAGGATTGGTATAGATTGGGCTGTGGCCGAATCTGTGAACAAGAGTTTCATGTGAAATTATACTATAGTTCGGGAGTACCGTCACGTGGTGCTCCAAACCaatttacaaccacacattcctGTGAAATTTGTAAACAAGAGTTGCCTTTCTGGCTACGAATGGCTATTGAGATCACCAAGAGGTATTTTGCATCTCGGGTTGCCAATTGAGCCCCTATGAGATGCTGTAACCAGAAGCAGTTGAATTTCCACACATGGAATTCATGTTTGTTGGCTTAAACTGAAGAAGAATTCTTATGGGAATTCTCTTCCCTGGCATTGCTTGCAAACAAAGCTCaatctttgcctataaattgagCTCTCAGATTTTGTATTAGtcaaggttagcaatgtagatacAGAGAGAGTGTAGTGAGCTGGGAGTTGAGAACTCCTCTGTTAAAGCTTGTTTCCGTAAATGTTGCTTCGATTCCTCCGTGGATATACCTGATTTTGGGAAATCATGTAAAATTCTTTGTTGTGTGTGTTTCGTATGTGTTTGGTTTCGATCCTTGGGGCACATAAAAGCACTAATGATAATGGAACTTTTTAGAAGCTTCTAATTCTTGATGTTTCTGTGTAATATCATATGAGGTGAGATTCAACAACttcattacatattttttggCTGGTAAGATAAAGAGATTTGAAATTGGGTCATTTCTTTGGGGACCTGCAGTCTTGGCTTCAACATGCATGCATCCATGCTTCAACATGCATGCATCCATTCTCAACTGTGTCAATTAGAACTACCGCCCTCTGTTGACAACCTACTCGTGAACATCTGCTGAACAACGCAAATACCTTAATGAGATACCGGTCAGAGAATATTTGTTGTCCATTGGAGCCTTTTGAGAGCTTGATGAGCAAATAGCATTTCTTTTGTCGTCCATTCGACAATGGTTAGTTACTGAATCAATGTTTCAGTATTCTCATGAGCAGCACCACATAGTGGATCAGGGAGATCAGAATTCTCAGAGAACTTGAgccatttctttttctcaacATGCTTGAGACAAGGCTGCATCACTAGTCCAATTACAACAGCAACGAGGCTTATAACTGCCACTTTGAGAGAAGAAAGAACCAGCACAGCGCCGATCAATATGGTCGGAGGAATACATAGTAGAATTGATCCGACTGTTCCAACAGGTATCTTAAAAGGCCGATATGCAGCTGGGTATTTTGTTCTCAACCTTATGAAGGATATGAACTCCAAAATCATTCCGAAACAATACAAAAAGTTTTCCGCGGCCACTATCTGTTCAAAGCTCAGCCATGAAAGCAAAATAACACCAGAAGCCGAAAATAAAATACCAACAAGAGGAGTTCCATAGCGAGATCTTTTGGCGAAAAACGCCGGAAGCATCCCTCTTTCCGCCATACCAAGAAGTTGAAAAGAATCACCGCTCATTTCAGCCATGAACATTCCTATAGTTGACATTGCAGCAGCCACTTGGACCCAAACCCTCAACCACACTCCACCCACCAACTTGGCGACATCAGAGAAATACCCATCGGTCCATCGGTCTCGATTGAGCGGTATAGCTCCTGTACCAATTAGTAAAGGAAAGAAATACCCACTTACAACTACAATCAAAGCATAGAATAGAGCCTTTGGCAGAGTCTTCTTCGGATTATCCATCTCTCCCGTTAACGTACTTATTGAATCCCAGTAATTTAAGTTCCAGAATAGTGTGTTTAGGAACAAATTCCAGTCAACGTTGTGTAAATCTACCACTAACCATCTTTTAGGCCTTAACTTCGGTATTGCGACAAGTCCCATAACACCGAAAGGAAGGAGTGAGAGAACCCCCAACAGAACAGCAGCCCATCCTACAATGGTTAAACCCCTATAATTCATGTAAGTGAGCATAGCAGTCAAACCTAGCGTTGCTGCGACTCTGGGCAAACCACCAGATAATGCTGGGATTGCTGAATCTAAATAATCAAGGAACATAACCGGGTATAGAGCATTATCGATGACCCCGCTTAGCCATTTCATCCAACCTTGTTGAAACCCCCAATACTCACCCAATGCGGATGAAACCCATATCACATAGCCACTGTCTTCTGGGAACATGGTGCCCATTTCTGCAGTTATTAGGGCTTCAGGTACACTCCATATAAATGGAAATACCAAAAAACCAATTAGAGCCAGAAGGGGGCCAGCTGCGTGTACAGTATCCTCAACCCCGAATGGTCCTCCCGATACCTCatagaagataagaaaaacaagGGGCAAAACCGAGACTTTTCCAACTTTAGTAGCCCTGGGAGAAGAAGTTGTGCCATTAATAGCTACATTTGAGGCACCATTGTGTACCCCCATTGCAATGGAAGTTTGCTCGTCAGTCTGCAATCAGAACGAAGATCTGAGAGGTTCCCAcatcaaacaaatgaaaaattcatATATTAGAAACTAGAAAATAAAGCCACACCAAGAGCCTCGCAATGGGAGgtagcaaaacaaaaactaaattaTATTTACAGATCTTTATCATCGAAAGCCATACAAATGCAGGAAATTTGCTACCCCTTTTTAGTGTATCTCTAACTTTCTTCAAGTTTTAAGAGTGCTTATCAAACTTACTTATAATTTTGGATTGTTAaccttatcattttattttttgttactcCTATCAAAGTGGGTTTCAAGAAAGTTAATCTTTGTTTGTTCttccaaagattaataattttttttgaaaaattctaacATCACACCCAActacacactcacactcacaatAAGGGTGGGTCCCACATACactgggtgtgtagtgtgtgcgggctctaCTCATATTGTGAGTGAGGATGTGTGATTGAGAGTGTGCAGTTGGATGTGGTGGTAGAatgattgatttatttttttgttcaaaaaagaagaagaagtaaactTTAGATTTGAAGAGCTCATTGGAGTGCACGTGGTGCAAGCGGTTTTCAAGTTGCCACGTATGTCACCAAACAGCACTACTATGGGTAGTGTGGTGGGCCAAACCCAGTTTGGCCACTGGTTGGCCCGCAAGTTGATACGGCGGGGCTAGGAGATAAGCGTGACGGGTTGGACTCTGTATGCGGTTTGGGCCTAAGCCCTATGCGAGTAGTGGGTTGAGCCAAGAAGAGGTGGACCGGACTGAGAGGTTCGGCCCACCGGTATCAGAGGCCTAGTTCACGAGCCCAAGAATCGAACCTTCTGGTTGGGCGAATGGGCCGGTTGGGCTTAGAGGGTCGGTTCGACCTGGGTGGGGGTTGCGTGGATGTCCCTCCAGTCGGTTCTATAAATAGGAGAGGATAAACCCTAAGAGAGGTACACATTCTCACCCCATTTTACAGTACCCTCTCCTTTTCCTGTATACTTACTTGCTCGTCAGAGGGGTGTAAGGCAGCCAACTACCTCACGCCTTAGTGCAGGTACGAAGCGGAGCGAAGGAAGGAGGATCCGAAGGAGTCTGGCAAAAACCAACACACCACAAGTAGAGATTTCAAATCTGTATTGCCTCGCGTACAGACTTGATATGAACCCATCTCGAGTCTGACAATGATGATTGGAGctgctcattttatttaaaatattttgtttagggcCTTGTACAGAGAGAGCCAATGTTTTGTTCAAATCGTGGGATAGAACTTAAAGGAGATATAACATTGGCTTCTGCATCTATTTCGCCCCTTCTTCCGCAATATTAGTACTTGCTCTCCAATCCAAGTGGTTGATAATGCACATAAGTATGATGATAGTGGTTTATGCAACTCTCTTATACGGAATCAGCTTAATCAGATATCGGTAAAGTTGTTTATGAAACATCTAATTTTGTCTTGAGTTTCGGCTTGAATTCTGAAGCAAATTAAAGCTAGATATATTGTAAATGTCATTACCGATATTCAATTGAGCAGATTATTTTGCAAAAATCCTaaagaaagtattttaaacaatgAGCAGGCTCCGATCCTTTTTTCGGACCTGAAATGAGTCCAAAATAGATCTCTACCCGCAGATACAAAACTTCAAATCAGTGTCCATATGCTTTCTGTCACCAACTTGTTTGCGATAGTGGATACAAATTTTATGTTCTAGCTTCAAATTCTCAATTCTAGACTTTAGTAGAATTCGAAATATATGTTTACTATAGCGGTGAGCTAATGATTAGGATATAGTTAGTTTTAGTGGCGAGGCAGGGGAGTTTTAGTTAGTTTTTAGGGTCATTTGTGCTCTTGCTTCCCCGGCTGGATTTTCCACAATCCAGCGTTACATCCCAATTTGGTTTCCCCAAATCCGATGGGGGTTGGTGGTGGATAACAACTTTAGTTTTGTTTGATTCGAGTTCTGGCCTTGATTTTGCTTTCGTGCTCGTTGTGGTCTCGTGGGTTCGGCTTTGTTGGCGTTTGTGTTCCTGCGTCTAGAGCCAGCCGTGTTAGCAAGGGCTTGTCTCGGAGTGGCGTCCATTGCTTAAGGCACCAAGGGCTCGCTATCTTAGTCGACGCTTTCTTGCGCCACGAGACAGGCAAAGATGCTTTCAGGGAGCATATTTATGGGGTTTACTGGAGATTTCATCTGTGTTTCTTGTCTATGGTTTGAGCTGGGTTTCCCATTGGGTACTCTACTACCAACTTGACGACAAATGCAATGCCGACACTAAGTGCTGGTTTGTCAACAGTACGCGTCGTAAAGCATGTTAGCCTATAGTGTTTCGTGTTGTAGGTAGCTCGTGTCTTAgattttggtagttttggtcCACTCTTGTTTATTGTGATGTAATCTCTGCCTTCGAACTTTTGAATGGAATCGAATCCAATTGCTTTAGAATCAAATATATTTTGCCATTTCATATTCTAGGAATCCGCAGATTCCTAAGCTATGTTGataaatttttcttaaaaaaacacttaaaataactttttaaaagctaaaatctcaaaatctgcTAGTAGAATTTTCCGTAAACACCCAAGACCTCCCTTTGAGATTGTTCGAAAATGCTAAAGCAACCGACTAAAGGTGCACGTGTGGTGCACAAACGGCACATAGGGCCCACTACAGATTTCGTACagataattcgagccgttcaataattttaaaatattttttcaactgACTCCGCTAtaaatcagttcaatccaatatgtgtaggtgtttgatccaatctttcaatttttcattcagattacaAGATATcaagcacctacacacatcaaattgagttaatttttctcAATTGTGGTTTTGGTACTTTAAGGGAATAGAATAGATAAACTATAACCGAGTCAAAGTGGTGAGTTACACACTATCACAACTTAGGAAGTATCAGaatagaaaatcaaaacaacaaagaaGATCTTCCATTTCTCaaatgtttctctctctaaaatgagagtttctctctctaaaataggGATTTCCCCTGAAATTGGAAATTCCTTTGGTTTATCCATGTTTTCAGCTTATCCGTTCCCTTTCATTGAACCTAGCCTTGTCTATATCTTCTTTCTTTGTCGATTTTTTTCCTCGCACACCCCTTGTTCTGGTTCCCTTCTCCATTGTCACTTATATTTCTTTTGTCTCTTTTCTCTGCTTCGCCCATCTCgattttctcgatttttttcCTTGCACACCCCTTGTTCTGGTTCCCTTCTCCATTGTCACTCATATTTCTTTTGTCTCTTTTCTCTGCTTCGCCCatctcaattttcttttcttcgttTTCTCGTCAGTTTATCTTGGGCTATCCAAGgtcttttcttcccttttctcttTAGTACTTTCTTCTATTTATCATGGAATCAGAGGATTTCATTACTCTAGACAGATGGTTGTACTCTTTCATCTATGCACCTTCGGTAGCACAATGTAGAAGGGAGTTCTGGGATTATTTGTGATCCATTCATAGAGAAAGCAATTTTCCCTGGCTGTGTGCAGGGAATTTCAACGAAGTAAGGTCTATTATGGAGAAACAAGGGGGAAAGTTTGTAGGCGCTCTAGAATTGAAGATTTTCAACAATTGCTATAGATTGGATTGCGAGCTGATGGACTTGGAATTCAAAGGCTCGCTTTATTCGTGGACTAACAACCAAGGGGGAGGTGCAAatataagagagagattggataGAGCTGTAGCGAGCGTGGATTGGAGAATCCTGCATCCTTATGCCCAAGTTTTTCATGATTTGTTACTGGATTTGACCATTGTCCTCTTATTATTAATTGTTGTATTCCTCTTAAGCGTGTCCCTTACAAGTTTGAGTCAATGTGGTGTATTAGTGATGAATGTGAAGGGGTTATCTCTGAGGCGTGGGGGCCCAATAATATCAACTCTGATTGTTCCTCTCTAGTCCAGAAGCTCAAAAGGTGTAGAGATTCTCTGAAGGGGTGGAGCAAGAGAACTTTTGGGAACGACAGGGATAGAATGCAAGGCCTAAGGAATAGTCTGGGTTGGGTCCAACAACAACCCTATTTGGAGTTTATCTTTAACAAGGAGAAAGCTTTAAAAGGAGGAAATGGAGCTGACTATGGCTAGAGAAGAGATGTATCTCCACCAACGATTGAGGCTTAACTGGATTCCTTATGGAGACAAAAATactgctttctttcatgcaaCAATGATTCAGAGGCGTCAGAGAAACCAATTGTCTAAGATTAGAGTGGTGGGGGGCAGTTGGGTTTCTTCGGATTGTGAGATTAATGAACATTACATGattatttctcttctctttttcctaGCTACTGGACCTAGAGATTTTGATTTAGTTTTGGGGCAAGTAGAGACTTCAGTCACTTGAAGCATGAATATCTCTCTTACTCGCCCTTTCTCTGATGAGGAGATTAAGGGGGCCACTTTCCAGCTTGGATCTTTTAAATCCCCAGGCCCGGAGGGTTTTCCAGCATGTTCTATTAACGTTTCTGGGACCTGGTGGGTCCGGATGTGTGCCTGGCTGTGAAGAGGTTTTTCAATGAAGGTGGTTTGCTTCGAGACGTTAATGCCACTAATCTGGTCCTTATTCTGAAAACTCAATTCCTAGAAACTCTTTCCCAATTTCGCCCTAttagtctttgtaattttttcctCAAGATTATTACGAAGGTTATGGCGAACAGACTCAAGGTGGTCTTGAAAACTTTGATCTCACCCACTCAGTTTGCCTTTGTCCCAGATAGAATGATCTAGGATAGCATCATAGTTGCTCATGAGGCTTTCCATTTCCTTTGCCGTAAAAAACGAGGGAAGGAAGGTTTCATGGCTTTGAAGCTAGCTCGATTTCAACAAAGCCTACGACAGGGTGGAGT
This genomic window contains:
- the LOC131333419 gene encoding probable polyamine transporter At1g31830 isoform X1, whose protein sequence is MVPVSTKTNGSDSGRKVVDPVGRQSSLTAKASPSQNGNDETDEQTSIAMGVHNGASNVAINGTTSSPRATKVGKVSVLPLVFLIFYEVSGGPFGVEDTVHAAGPLLALIGFLVFPFIWSVPEALITAEMGTMFPEDSGYVIWVSSALGEYWGFQQGWMKWLSGVIDNALYPVMFLDYLDSAIPALSGGLPRVAATLGLTAMLTYMNYRGLTIVGWAAVLLGVLSLLPFGVMGLVAIPKLRPKRWLVVDLHNVDWNLFLNTLFWNLNYWDSISTLTGEMDNPKKTLPKALFYALIVVVSGYFFPLLIGTGAIPLNRDRWTDGYFSDVAKLVGGVWLRVWVQVAAAMSTIGMFMAEMSGDSFQLLGMAERGMLPAFFAKRSRYGTPLVGILFSASGVILLSWLSFEQIVAAENFLYCFGMILEFISFIRLRTKYPAAYRPFKIPVGTVGSILLCIPPTILIGAVLVLSSLKVAVISLVAVVIGLVMQPCLKHVEKKKWLKFSENSDLPDPLCGAAHENTETLIQ
- the LOC131333419 gene encoding probable polyamine transporter At1g31830 isoform X2, with translation MATTRYTDEQTSIAMGVHNGASNVAINGTTSSPRATKVGKVSVLPLVFLIFYEVSGGPFGVEDTVHAAGPLLALIGFLVFPFIWSVPEALITAEMGTMFPEDSGYVIWVSSALGEYWGFQQGWMKWLSGVIDNALYPVMFLDYLDSAIPALSGGLPRVAATLGLTAMLTYMNYRGLTIVGWAAVLLGVLSLLPFGVMGLVAIPKLRPKRWLVVDLHNVDWNLFLNTLFWNLNYWDSISTLTGEMDNPKKTLPKALFYALIVVVSGYFFPLLIGTGAIPLNRDRWTDGYFSDVAKLVGGVWLRVWVQVAAAMSTIGMFMAEMSGDSFQLLGMAERGMLPAFFAKRSRYGTPLVGILFSASGVILLSWLSFEQIVAAENFLYCFGMILEFISFIRLRTKYPAAYRPFKIPVGTVGSILLCIPPTILIGAVLVLSSLKVAVISLVAVVIGLVMQPCLKHVEKKKWLKFSENSDLPDPLCGAAHENTETLIQ